The following proteins are encoded in a genomic region of Lottiidibacillus patelloidae:
- a CDS encoding DUF309 domain-containing protein, producing the protein MSGSYYPEEYYEFFILFNEGDYYTCHDLLEEIWMTDKDNYFLKGLLQMTVAIYHYEYGNVKGARAMMQAAHTYLQQYRPRFWDLNLEEVYPFIEQCLEIFPKEIERVPYEEASSLPSIPRLYLYLED; encoded by the coding sequence ATGTCAGGTTCTTATTATCCAGAAGAATATTATGAGTTTTTTATATTATTTAACGAAGGTGACTATTACACTTGTCATGATTTATTAGAAGAAATATGGATGACAGATAAAGATAACTATTTTTTAAAAGGGTTATTACAAATGACGGTTGCGATTTACCATTATGAATATGGCAATGTAAAAGGTGCAAGAGCAATGATGCAAGCAGCTCATACTTATTTGCAGCAATATCGCCCAAGGTTTTGGGATTTAAATCTAGAAGAAGTTTATCCTTTTATTGAGCAATGCTTGGAGATTTTTCCGAAAGAGATAGAACGAGTTCCATATGAGGAGGCGAGTAGTCTGCCAAGTATTCCGAGGCTTTACTTGTATTTAGAAGATTAG
- a CDS encoding leucyl aminopeptidase: MFTVKNQSELTAENEALVVGLFEDDKDNPIVTEIDTALNGAISEMIKEGEIKTAYKNVSKVHTLGNYVVKRVYFVGLGKKEQLTFSKLRDAFGKTAKTLQKDRLVKVAMAFDTFLAEEGHQYDTAQALAEGTDLATYEVVDYKNKSNQVEKKLSEIVVLTESGSEEVELAMQVGTAYAKGTNTARSLVNMPANILTPTELANQAKEIADTYGFEYSVLEKEDMEELGMGAFLAVNQGSVERPKMIVLKYKGKDDWEDVIGLVGKGITYDTGGYSLKPRDGMVGMKTDMGGAATVLGAMEVIGQLRPEKNVLCVIPSTDNMVSGNAFKPDDVITAMSGKTIEVLNTDAEGRLVLADAITYAKQLGADQLVDVATLTGGVLVALGDQVTGAITNNEELYEEVVHASYETGELVWLLPSYDHFKEKIRKSDVADINNSPGRLGHAIFGGLFIGEFVEDTPWVHLDIAGTSTTSAATDLGPKGATGAMVRTLATLVDRLSE, from the coding sequence TTGTTTACAGTAAAAAATCAAAGTGAATTAACAGCAGAGAATGAAGCGCTAGTCGTTGGACTTTTTGAAGATGACAAAGACAATCCGATCGTAACTGAAATAGATACTGCCTTAAATGGTGCTATTTCTGAAATGATTAAAGAAGGCGAAATTAAGACTGCATACAAAAATGTTTCAAAAGTACATACACTAGGTAATTATGTTGTAAAGCGAGTTTATTTTGTAGGGTTAGGGAAAAAAGAACAATTAACATTCAGTAAGCTAAGAGATGCTTTTGGGAAAACAGCAAAGACATTACAAAAAGATCGTCTTGTCAAAGTAGCTATGGCTTTTGATACTTTCCTAGCTGAAGAGGGACACCAATATGATACAGCACAGGCATTAGCTGAAGGAACAGATTTAGCTACATATGAAGTAGTAGACTATAAAAATAAGAGCAATCAAGTGGAGAAAAAACTTTCAGAAATTGTTGTCTTAACAGAAAGTGGTTCTGAGGAAGTAGAATTAGCGATGCAAGTTGGTACAGCATATGCGAAAGGAACAAATACGGCTCGTTCGTTAGTAAACATGCCGGCAAATATTTTAACACCGACAGAATTAGCTAACCAAGCGAAAGAAATTGCTGATACATATGGCTTTGAATATTCTGTGTTAGAAAAAGAAGACATGGAAGAGTTAGGGATGGGCGCATTCTTAGCAGTTAATCAAGGTTCAGTCGAACGTCCGAAAATGATCGTTCTTAAATATAAAGGAAAAGATGACTGGGAAGATGTAATCGGATTAGTCGGAAAAGGTATTACTTATGATACTGGTGGATACTCATTAAAGCCGAGAGATGGAATGGTCGGCATGAAAACAGACATGGGTGGAGCAGCTACTGTTTTAGGTGCAATGGAAGTTATCGGTCAATTACGTCCTGAGAAAAACGTTTTATGTGTAATTCCGTCAACTGACAATATGGTATCTGGTAATGCATTTAAGCCAGATGATGTTATTACTGCCATGAGTGGAAAGACAATCGAAGTATTAAATACAGATGCTGAAGGGCGTTTAGTTTTAGCTGATGCAATAACGTATGCAAAGCAATTAGGAGCGGATCAATTAGTTGATGTTGCTACGTTAACTGGAGGAGTTTTAGTTGCACTTGGTGACCAAGTTACAGGTGCAATTACAAATAACGAAGAGTTATATGAAGAAGTTGTTCATGCTTCATATGAAACTGGTGAATTAGTTTGGTTATTACCTTCTTACGATCACTTTAAGGAAAAGATTCGAAAAAGTGATGTAGCCGATATTAACAACTCGCCTGGTCGCCTCGGCCATGCAATCTTTGGTGGACTATTTATTGGTGAATTTGTTGAAGATACGCCATGGGTACATCTTGATATTGCTGGTACTTCGACAACAAGTGCTGCAACAGATTTAGGACCTAAAGGTGCTACTGGTGCAATGGTAAGAACATTAGCTACATTAGTTGATCGTTTAAGTGAATAA